A stretch of Flavobacterium sp. N2270 DNA encodes these proteins:
- a CDS encoding cation diffusion facilitator family transporter, which translates to MSHSHNHKVQGKNLFFSIILNVVITLAQVIGGIISGSLALLSDALHNFSDVLSLVFSYVAHKLSRKKASLDQTFGLKRAELIAAFVNAFTLVLVAFYLIFEALTRFLKPQEIQPTLVIWLALLGIVVNGVSVLLLKKDADKNLNMKSAYLHLLTDMMASVAVLVGGLLMLFYKIYWIDSILTLLIAIYLIVVGIDLLKKATKMLMLFTPEEINIKELVKEVHKINGVKKLHHIHVWHLNEEELHLEAHLDCEEDIKMSEFNSLLHQIEEVLFEKFGINHINIQPEFKKEDPKDFIVQD; encoded by the coding sequence ATGAGTCATAGTCATAATCACAAAGTCCAAGGAAAAAATTTATTTTTTTCCATAATACTAAATGTGGTTATTACATTGGCACAAGTAATTGGCGGAATTATTTCAGGAAGTTTAGCTTTACTTTCTGATGCTCTTCATAATTTTTCTGATGTTTTATCACTAGTTTTTAGTTATGTTGCTCATAAACTATCTCGAAAAAAAGCTTCTTTAGACCAAACTTTTGGATTAAAACGCGCAGAATTAATAGCAGCTTTTGTAAATGCTTTTACTTTAGTTTTAGTAGCTTTTTATCTAATATTTGAAGCCTTAACACGTTTTTTAAAACCACAAGAAATTCAGCCTACTTTAGTAATATGGTTGGCTTTATTAGGTATTGTAGTCAATGGAGTTTCGGTTCTTTTGTTAAAAAAAGATGCCGATAAAAATCTAAACATGAAATCGGCTTATTTACATTTACTTACCGATATGATGGCCTCTGTAGCGGTTTTAGTTGGAGGATTATTAATGCTATTTTATAAAATTTATTGGATCGATTCTATTCTTACTTTATTAATAGCTATTTATCTAATTGTTGTTGGAATAGATTTACTAAAAAAAGCAACAAAAATGCTCATGCTTTTTACACCTGAAGAAATTAACATTAAAGAGCTCGTTAAAGAAGTACATAAAATAAATGGAGTAAAAAAATTACATCACATACATGTTTGGCATTTAAATGAAGAAGAATTGCATTTAGAAGCACATTTAGATTGTGAGGAAGATATAAAAATGAGTGAGTTTAATAGCTTATTGCATCAAATTGAAGAGGTACTTTTCGAAAAATTTGGAATTAATCACATAAATATTCAACCTGAATTTAAAAAAGAAGACCCTAAAGATTTTATAGTTCAGGATTAA
- the rpiB gene encoding ribose 5-phosphate isomerase B has product MKISIGNDHAGPDYKRAILLYLEEKMHTVINHGTDTFDSVDYPDFGHEVAYDVQMKNADLGIVICGSGNGIAMTANKHQGVRAALCWTKEIAELARQHNDANVISIPARYTSIQQAVDMVDTFLNTKFEGGRHANRVNKIACK; this is encoded by the coding sequence ATGAAAATTTCAATAGGAAATGACCACGCAGGTCCAGATTATAAAAGAGCAATTTTACTGTATTTAGAAGAAAAAATGCACACTGTTATTAATCATGGAACAGATACTTTTGACAGTGTTGATTATCCAGATTTTGGACATGAGGTAGCCTATGATGTGCAAATGAAAAATGCCGATTTAGGAATTGTTATTTGTGGTTCAGGAAACGGAATTGCTATGACAGCTAATAAACATCAAGGTGTTCGTGCTGCATTGTGTTGGACAAAAGAAATTGCAGAATTGGCTCGTCAACATAACGATGCCAATGTTATAAGTATTCCAGCAAGATATACTTCAATTCAACAAGCTGTTGATATGGTAGATACTTTTTTAAATACAAAGTTTGAAGGTGGCCGACATGCCAATAGAGTAAATAAAATTGCTTGTAAATAA
- a CDS encoding LysE family translocator, whose translation MLHDILTAIPLGILLAFTIGPVFFVLLETSITKGFRAAMVFDFGVIFGDLVFILIAYFSTNQLLEKLKDDPSLFFLGGVIMLSYGIISFIKQKRSFKLQIEVDVKDEINQPNNYLNLFFKGFLLNFINIGVLGFWMVMIISFGPKLNMEPNRIIVFIATILIVYLLIDSVKIIIAKQLKSKLTPFIIYKIKNVISIILIIFGIFLMMQGFFPDEKKMIEKKLELLKK comes from the coding sequence ATGCTGCATGATATTTTAACAGCAATTCCATTAGGAATATTATTAGCTTTTACTATTGGACCAGTTTTTTTTGTATTACTTGAAACTAGTATTACAAAAGGCTTTAGAGCTGCTATGGTATTTGATTTTGGTGTTATTTTTGGGGATTTAGTTTTTATTTTAATAGCTTATTTTAGTACTAATCAACTTTTAGAAAAATTAAAAGACGATCCAAGTTTATTTTTTCTTGGAGGAGTTATCATGTTAAGTTATGGAATTATATCTTTTATTAAACAAAAAAGAAGTTTTAAACTTCAAATAGAAGTAGATGTTAAAGACGAAATTAACCAGCCTAATAATTATTTAAATCTTTTTTTTAAAGGCTTCTTACTTAATTTCATTAATATTGGAGTTCTAGGTTTTTGGATGGTTATGATTATATCATTTGGACCAAAATTAAATATGGAACCTAATAGAATTATTGTTTTTATTGCTACTATTTTAATTGTTTATTTACTTATTGATAGTGTTAAAATAATAATTGCTAAGCAGTTAAAAAGTAAATTAACACCCTTTATTATTTATAAGATTAAAAATGTAATAAGTATAATTCTTATTATTTTCGGAATTTTTTTAATGATGCAAGGCTTTTTTCCTGATGAGAAAAAAATGATTGAAAAGAAATTAGAATTACTTAAAAAATAA
- a CDS encoding T9SS type A sorting domain-containing protein produces the protein MKQLLLILLITFSGYSQTLIGDKLYGEVAEDIFGEHVAISSDGNTIIVSARLNDQNADLCGSAVVYKNITNVWTQVGARFYGTSYLEGVGKNVAISADGSIIAIAANKLDNGSSQSEGVVYVYQNILDNWVLLGQPILGKNYGDFAGTNIDLSSDGTIIAITSPGNDDNGSNSGQLRIFQYISNTWTQIGQDINGLNALDALGYDVSLSNNGTRVAVSAINDLNNNQTGFVKVFDYINNIWTQIGQTINGIAAEDRFGTSIALSGNGNTLIIGATGSDVNGSNSGAVSIYDYVSNNWVQAGQTIYGTSSFGWEVSITEDGNIIATGSLFINYYKGQIKIFQRNSNNWIQIGNNIDGDFNYDNFGTNMISSDGTTIITGAQYNDFIGSNAGQVKVYDLTSLLNSNGFVQANFLVYPNPTYETLTIELKNNLELKKVNFYNTLGQIVKTSKNTTTNVSDLAKGTYFVEIITNQGKATKTIVIE, from the coding sequence ATGAAGCAATTATTACTTATACTTTTAATTACATTTTCAGGATATAGTCAAACATTAATTGGTGATAAACTTTATGGAGAAGTTGCAGAAGATATATTTGGGGAACATGTAGCAATATCATCAGACGGAAACACTATTATTGTTAGTGCTCGTTTAAATGATCAAAATGCTGATTTATGTGGAAGTGCGGTTGTATATAAAAACATTACAAACGTTTGGACTCAAGTAGGGGCAAGATTTTATGGAACTTCTTACCTTGAAGGTGTAGGTAAAAATGTTGCTATATCAGCTGATGGTTCTATTATTGCTATTGCGGCAAATAAATTAGATAATGGTTCTTCTCAATCTGAAGGTGTAGTTTATGTATATCAAAATATTTTAGATAATTGGGTTTTATTAGGCCAACCCATTTTAGGTAAAAACTATGGAGATTTTGCAGGTACAAATATAGATTTATCCTCAGATGGTACAATTATTGCAATAACTTCACCAGGAAATGATGATAATGGAAGTAATTCTGGGCAATTAAGAATTTTTCAATACATTTCAAACACATGGACACAAATAGGACAAGACATTAACGGATTAAATGCTTTAGATGCTTTAGGTTATGATGTTTCTTTGTCAAATAATGGCACTAGAGTTGCTGTAAGTGCAATAAATGATCTCAATAATAACCAAACCGGATTTGTAAAGGTTTTTGATTATATTAATAATATTTGGACACAAATAGGGCAAACTATAAATGGTATTGCTGCTGAAGATCGTTTTGGAACATCAATTGCTTTATCAGGAAATGGAAACACATTAATTATAGGTGCGACAGGTAGTGATGTTAATGGTTCAAATTCTGGAGCTGTTTCTATCTATGATTATGTATCAAATAATTGGGTTCAAGCAGGACAAACAATTTATGGAACTAGTAGTTTTGGTTGGGAAGTATCCATTACTGAAGATGGTAATATAATTGCAACGGGTTCTTTATTTATTAATTATTATAAAGGTCAGATTAAAATTTTTCAAAGAAACTCAAATAATTGGATACAAATAGGAAATAACATTGATGGAGATTTTAATTATGATAATTTTGGTACAAATATGATATCGTCTGATGGAACCACAATTATAACAGGAGCTCAATACAATGATTTTATAGGAAGTAATGCTGGACAAGTAAAAGTATATGATTTAACATCTCTTTTAAATAGTAATGGGTTTGTACAGGCTAATTTTTTAGTTTACCCTAACCCAACATATGAAACACTTACAATTGAATTAAAAAACAACTTAGAATTAAAAAAAGTAAATTTTTATAATACTTTAGGACAAATTGTAAAAACTTCTAAAAATACTACTACAAACGTTTCAGATTTAGCTAAAGGAACTTATTTTGTAGAAATTATTACCAATCAAGGTAAAGCAACTAAAACGATTGTTATTGAATAA
- the rnr gene encoding ribonuclease R: MSKKPKKFGKKVKDFTAQIFKILSKDPSKSFNYKQIAASLELNDTKSRNEIIRDLKLLKAQDKIHETEIGKYQVISKAEYYEGYLDMTSRKTGYFVCDELEDDVFVPKQNLNHALDKDKVRVYIYNRRSSRKPEAEILEILERAKTEFVGVIDIQKNFAFVTTTNAKMYTDIFIPKNNLGDAENGDVVLVEMEDWPKKADSPFGKVIKVLGKPGEHNTEIHAILAEYGLPYDFPIEVEAYANKIDTSITAEEIAKRRDMRDVLTFTIDPKDAKDFDDALSFQVLENGNYEIGIHIADVSHYLQEGTILDDEAYNRATSVYLVDRVVPMLPEVLSNFACSLRPHEEKYTFSAVFQLNNKAEIVDSWFGRTVIYSDQRFAYEEAQQIIETKEDIIPAEISITGKEYKVPKPIVEATLKLDELAKILRSKRMKNGAISFDKVEVKFNLNEEAEPIGVYFKVSKDANHLIEEFMLLANRKVAEFIGKQKKTFIYRVHDEPNDDKLFGLQNLISKFGYKLDLRNKKDISKSLNQLMQDVNGKKEQNLIDTLAIRTMSKASYSTENIGHYGLAFDYYSHFTSPIRRYPDVMVHRLLQYYLDGGKSADEEVYEEKCNHSSNMEGLATHAERDSIKYMQVKYMQDHKDEEFLGVISGVTEWGIYVEIIENKCEGMCRIREIRDDYYTFDDKQYALVGEVSKNILQLGDEVYVKVKNADLVKKQLDFTYLRKKE, encoded by the coding sequence ATGAGTAAGAAACCAAAAAAATTTGGAAAAAAAGTAAAAGATTTCACTGCACAAATATTTAAAATCCTTTCAAAAGATCCTTCAAAGTCTTTTAACTACAAGCAAATTGCTGCTTCATTAGAACTTAATGATACCAAAAGTAGAAACGAAATCATTCGCGATTTAAAACTTTTAAAAGCACAAGACAAAATTCACGAAACCGAAATAGGAAAATATCAAGTAATTTCTAAAGCAGAATATTACGAAGGATATTTAGATATGACGTCACGTAAAACTGGTTATTTTGTTTGCGATGAACTAGAAGATGATGTTTTTGTACCCAAACAAAATTTAAATCACGCTTTAGATAAAGATAAAGTAAGAGTATATATTTATAACCGTAGAAGTTCTCGTAAACCAGAAGCTGAAATTTTAGAAATTTTAGAAAGAGCTAAAACAGAGTTTGTTGGTGTAATTGATATTCAAAAAAACTTTGCTTTTGTTACTACTACAAATGCTAAAATGTATACCGATATTTTTATTCCAAAAAATAATTTAGGCGATGCAGAAAATGGAGATGTAGTTTTAGTAGAAATGGAAGATTGGCCTAAAAAAGCCGATTCTCCTTTTGGAAAAGTAATAAAAGTGCTAGGTAAACCTGGAGAACATAATACCGAAATTCACGCTATTTTAGCTGAATACGGTTTACCTTATGATTTTCCTATTGAAGTTGAAGCGTATGCTAATAAAATAGATACTTCTATAACAGCTGAAGAAATTGCAAAACGTAGAGATATGCGCGATGTTTTAACATTTACCATAGATCCAAAAGATGCAAAAGATTTTGATGATGCTTTATCGTTTCAAGTGTTAGAAAATGGAAATTATGAAATAGGAATTCATATTGCCGATGTTTCGCATTATTTACAAGAAGGCACTATTTTAGATGATGAAGCGTATAATAGAGCAACTTCTGTTTATTTAGTAGATAGAGTAGTTCCAATGTTACCAGAAGTACTTTCAAATTTTGCTTGTTCGCTACGTCCACACGAAGAAAAATATACTTTTTCAGCTGTTTTTCAATTGAATAATAAAGCAGAAATTGTAGATTCTTGGTTTGGAAGAACAGTAATATATTCTGATCAACGTTTTGCTTATGAAGAAGCACAGCAAATAATAGAAACAAAAGAAGATATTATTCCAGCTGAAATTTCAATTACTGGAAAAGAATATAAAGTTCCAAAACCTATAGTTGAGGCGACTTTAAAATTAGACGAATTAGCAAAAATTCTTCGTTCGAAACGAATGAAAAACGGAGCTATTTCCTTTGATAAAGTAGAAGTAAAATTCAACTTAAATGAAGAGGCTGAACCAATTGGAGTTTATTTTAAAGTTTCTAAAGATGCCAATCATCTTATTGAAGAATTCATGCTTTTAGCGAATAGAAAAGTAGCTGAATTTATTGGTAAACAAAAGAAAACCTTTATTTATAGAGTACATGATGAACCTAATGATGATAAACTTTTTGGTTTACAAAATTTGATTTCAAAATTTGGTTACAAATTAGATTTGCGAAATAAAAAAGATATTTCTAAATCGTTAAACCAATTAATGCAAGATGTTAACGGTAAAAAAGAGCAAAATTTAATTGATACACTTGCAATAAGAACCATGAGTAAAGCAAGTTATTCTACCGAAAACATTGGTCATTACGGATTAGCTTTTGATTATTACAGTCATTTTACATCACCTATTAGACGTTATCCTGATGTTATGGTACATCGATTACTTCAATATTATTTAGACGGCGGAAAAAGCGCCGATGAAGAAGTATATGAAGAAAAATGTAATCATTCTTCAAACATGGAAGGTTTAGCTACACATGCTGAAAGAGATTCTATCAAATACATGCAGGTTAAATACATGCAAGATCATAAAGATGAAGAGTTTTTAGGTGTAATTTCTGGTGTTACCGAATGGGGAATTTATGTAGAAATCATTGAAAATAAATGCGAAGGAATGTGTCGTATTCGTGAAATTAGAGACGATTACTATACGTTTGATGATAAACAATATGCTCTTGTAGGTGAAGTTTCTAAAAATATTTTACAATTAGGTGATGAAGTTTACGTTAAAGTTAAAAATGCCGATTTAGTTAAAAAACAATTAGATTTTACGTATTTAAGAAAAAAGGAATAG
- a CDS encoding head GIN domain-containing protein produces MKKIVFTLLLISSVAFSQVEKKLGEFNKVTSFDKIDVTLIQGTENKIILHGASANEVEIVNKNGELKIKMPLTKMLSGDNISATVYFTKLDAVEANEGSRIATKDAISAISFDIICKENSEVKLLNLQADKLQVRTTQGSIVTLKGKVKNQDVLSNSGGKYDGQDCVTEQTVVTVNAGGIANVFATDLVEAKTRAGGEIKIYGKPKQINQKTIAGGTIVQVK; encoded by the coding sequence ATGAAAAAAATAGTCTTTACCTTATTATTAATCAGCTCAGTAGCTTTTTCTCAAGTCGAAAAAAAATTAGGAGAATTTAATAAAGTAACTTCATTTGATAAAATAGATGTTACTTTAATTCAAGGAACTGAAAACAAAATTATCCTTCATGGAGCAAGTGCAAATGAAGTAGAAATTGTAAATAAAAATGGTGAATTAAAAATAAAAATGCCATTAACTAAAATGTTAAGTGGCGATAATATTTCTGCAACCGTTTATTTTACAAAATTAGATGCTGTTGAAGCAAATGAAGGAAGCAGAATTGCAACAAAAGATGCAATTTCAGCTATTAGTTTTGATATTATTTGTAAAGAAAATTCAGAAGTAAAATTATTAAACCTACAAGCTGATAAATTACAAGTTAGAACTACACAAGGAAGTATAGTTACACTTAAAGGAAAAGTAAAAAACCAAGATGTTTTATCAAATTCTGGTGGAAAATACGACGGTCAAGATTGTGTAACTGAACAAACTGTTGTTACCGTAAACGCTGGTGGAATTGCAAATGTTTTCGCAACTGATTTAGTAGAAGCGAAAACAAGAGCGGGTGGTGAAATAAAAATTTATGGTAAACCAAAACAAATCAACCAAAAAACAATTGCTGGTGGAACAATAGTTCAAGTTAAATAA